The Cloacibacillus sp. DNA segment TCTGGATATATCTCGGTGACGCCTACCTCGGAGAGCGAGCTTAGAAAAGCCCTTCTTCTGGCGTGGTAGTATTCCATCATTTCTTCTCGTTTGCCTTCATTCATAGTCCTTGTGAATATCCGCTTCGCCAGGTGCTCGGGCATTGACTCCAGCGACAGCCGGTGCATGAGTTTGATGATGTCTCCGCCGCCCGCCGCTCGGTTGTTTTCGATGTCGTGGTGGAGTTGCGCGACATCCTCTATGCCGTATGTCTTCACAAGCGGCTTTGCATAGACGAGAAAATTGTCGAACTGTTTCTTGATGAAGGCTGCTTTATCCGGACTATTTGAGAAAAAGGCCGTCACCTCGGACTCCATGCCTTTGAAGCAGGAAAAGCGCATCGAACAAAGGCCCTCCGCCACGCCGGCGTATTCACTGATTACCGGCCTGCTGGGGATCGTAAGGTAGTAGGGTTCCACCTGTCCGGAGGTATAGAGCGGTATCCATGACTCTGCGGCGCGGAACATTTCTTCCGCGTCCAAGTTGAGATCGTGGATTATCCTTATTCTGTGCCCGCCAGAAAGCATTACCTGCATAAGCGCCGTCCAGCCGTCGCGGAAAAGCGGCGCGCGCGCGAACCAACTGAAGTCGGAGGCACATATATTGATGTTCACCGGTTCTTTGCTTGCGAGGATAGTCTTCGTGAATTTCAGAAAGGCCTCGTAGACGCCGTCGAAGCCGTGTGCTATCTCCTCCATGTACTGCACGCTCGCCGTCTTTTCCGCTCCTACATGGCGCGTGGCTTTTGGCGCTTCCGCCGAATCTATTCCCTCCAGCAGGATGTTAGTCCGCGCGGCGTCTCTGGTCTCGCGAAACCACTCAAAGAGCTTCGCCGTCATGTACTCGTCGTTTCCGGCCTCTTCCGTGGATACGCGGATCTCTGCGGAAAGTTCCTTGGGAATGCCCTGCGAGCGGCAGAGGAAGGCAAAATAACGGCAAAGTTCACGCAGGATCGGATCTTCCAGCCCGATGCAGCGGCTGCCGCTGCGATAGCGCGATATTGAGGAGCTGTCTACATTAACGTAGCGTGCGAGCGCGGCGTTCGTGGTATTAAAACTATCCATGAGGAGACAGAGCCGCTGCGCCGTTCCGACGCGCTGCTTTTTATTTGCACTGCGCACAGAGGGACGGGGCTCCTTACGCTTTATCTCTATGAGCTCCGAGTCGTCGGCGTTGAGCCAGCGAGCAATGGCGTCATACAGCACTTCGTCCTTGTCGGCTCCGGCCACTTTTCGGAGTTCGTGGGTTGTCTTGTCGCAATCGGCCAGTTTTGCCGCGCCCGCCGCGATTTGAGCCACCGCCGTGCCGTGCCGCGCCGGTTTATGCCGCGCCCCCAGATAGCGGCTGATAGATGAAGGGTCAAGCTCAGAGCCGCGCGCGAGCTCTGCGCTTGTAGCGCCCAGGATCTCTTTGACCAAGAAAAGTTTTTCATGAAAGCGCATGCTCATCCTCCTTTAAGTGAGACTATTATCCGGCCCCTTTGGTGGTTTTACAATATAAATTGTCGAAGCGGCAAAAATTGGCACTGGCAATTTTAAGCATCCCGGCAATCGTTGGCGGCTATGGCGGCAGAGGTTGAGCTGTCGTCGCAGGCGGCGAAAAACCGGCGCGGAATGCCGTTAAGAGAAGACAAGACAACATACGGCGGCTTGTGCCGCGTCATCTTGCGCAGCCGCGCTTATTTTTTCTTATTATTAGACCGGTCCCACATATAGGCCACAACTCCGCCCCCTATTCCGCAGACCAGCCAGCCGATCACGCGTGCCGTGCCTGTGAGGTCCAGTATGTCCATAAACAGAATGACCGCTATCGCAAGCCCCAGCCCGCCGAACTTCTTGATGTCCATTTAATGATGTTCCTTTCAGTTGTTGCGTTTTTATCGCGTCCGCCATAGCAAACGGCCTGCGTTTACTCAAAAGTCCCCTTAACTGCGACCTCTCCATTATCCATCATCACGCGGCCTCTGGCGAATACATATTTCAGCTCCAGGTTTTTGTCCAAGAGCAGGAGGTCTGCGTCGAACGCCTCTTTTACGCGGCCCTTGCGGGGGAGCCTGTGATGCTCCGCGGTGGTTGTGGAAATGACGCGCAGGGCCTCTTCCATTGAGATGTTTTCTTGCAGCACGCAGTCGCGGAAGGCTTCGATGTTCGAGGCGACTCGTCCTATCGTCAAGCCTTTGTAGCTGCCGTCTTCATCAAATAGCGGCATAGAGCCCTGTCCGTCGGAGGAGAAGGATATGCGCGACGCGGGTACGCCGTCTTGCAGCATTATTTTGAGCGCCCTGGAGCAGGGCACTTCGCCTTCGGCTATGAACTGGGGCGTGGTGCTTGTGGTGAAGTCGACGTAACCGCCCATTTTTCCGTAACGGCGCGCCTCTTCAAAGAGCTCGGGATTTCTGTTCATGTGGGTGGGGACGAACTGCGATATGGGTATTTCCGTCTCCGCCGCGCGAAATAGGTATCCAATGCCGTCTTTGCCGTCGCCGAGATGTACGTTGACCTGCCCGCCGATTCCCGCAAACATTCCTCCGACGCGCGCTGCGGCCGCCACCTGTATAAATTCTTCAAAGGTCGGCTGTGAGGAGCGGTGGTCGGAGATAGCAACCTCGCCTACGCCGATCACTCTGTCGATGAGCGTTATGTCGTCGCGGATGCCGGAGCAGACTGTCTTTATTGGAAGCTGGTATGAACCGGTCATCACCCACGCGCTCACGCCCTCGGCAATGAGGCCGTTTGCCTTTGCTATCAGCGCGCCCATGCTTCGCGTGACGTCGTCCGTCCCCCGGAGGCCGATCACGGTGGTGACGCCGCCGCGTATCATCTCTGAGAGCGCAAGCTCCGGCGTGCGCGTAGCCGGGCCGCCCTCGCCGCCGCCGCCGGTTATGTGGACATGTCCGTCGACAATGCCTGGCGTCAGGTACATGCCTTCGGCGTCGATGATTTTTAAATCAGGCATCGTATTTTCCGCGGGGAAATCATTTCCTATCCAGGCTACGATTTCGCCGCAGATGAGAAGATCTTTTTTCCCCAGCGCCTCGGGCGCGTATATTTCGGCGTTTTTGATCAGTGTGAACATTATGTATCGTCAGTTCCTTTCAATTCAATTTAAGTAGCTTGCAAAACATGTCAGAGGGGCAGCTAAACTGCTTTGAGAGCCTGTGCGTGAAGGTAGCGCGGATGTGCTCCAGGCATCTTTCCGCGGCGGCTGCCGGGTCCCTGTTTGCCACGGCCTCTATGATATGGGCGTGTTCGTGCGGTGTGTCGCTGTTATAGTCTTTCATGTCAAATAGGACCTTCTCTTCTTTGCTGAAAGGGCCAAGGTAGTAGACGTAGAGCTGTGTGCGCCAATAGACCGGGCTGTAGCTGCGTTCGATATAGCGGTTTTTCGCTATCCGAGAGAGGCTGAGATGGAAGAGGTCGTTTGCCTTTATATATTCTATCTTTTTGCCCTCGTCATAAAATTTTATCTCCTGTTCGTTGTAGAAGCGTAGTATTTCTATGTCGGATTTCTGCGCCTTTTCCGCAGCGAGCCAGCCTATTTTTTCCTCCAGACTCTCGCGTGCTTCAAAGGCCTCGCGCATGTCGTCAAACTCAAGCGCGGGTACGCGGCAGCCTCTCTTGCCGGGAGACTGCTCAAGGAAGCCGTTGGCGACAAGACGCCCCAACGCGTCGCGGACGGGCGTTCTGCTCAGCCCCAGCTCTTCTGCGAGAGAGGTCTCGTAAATGCAGTCCCCGGGCCGTACTTTGTGGTTTGCGTACATCTCTGTCACGTAGCTCTGTACAGTTTCAAACGCCTTACTGTCGTTCTGGCCCGCCATCGGTGATACCTCCACGAAAATTTTGGGTTGACTATTGCGTACCCGTATTGTATTAATGGGTACGTTATGATATTATGCGCTTATATCATAAATTATCTTTATTAGAGAGTCAAGCTGTAATACAACTTTCGAAAAATGGAGGAGTGTAAGATGTCACAACAGCAAAACAAAGCGCGGTGGGTGCCGGATACGTACATCATTATCTTTTTCGTTGTTCTTTTTGCGGCGCTTCTCACGTGGACCGTTCCTGTGGGGCAGTTTGAAACAAAGGAAATCAAATATACGATCGGCGCGTCAGAGAAGACGCGCAACGTTCTCGTCCCTGAATCTTTCAAGTATAAACTTGACGATAACGGACAGCCGGTCAAGCAGGGCATCAAAATTTTTGAACCTTACGGAGAGACTGGAGTTCTCAACTATACTTTTGAGGGTTTTTGCTCCGGAGATAAATGGGGTTCCGCCGTCGGCGTAATGGCCTTTATCCTCATAGTAGGAGGCGCCTTCGGGATAATCCTTCGCACTAAGGCCGTTGAAACAGGCATCAAGAAGATGATCTCGAAGTCAAAGGGCATGGATAAACTTATAATCCCTATTCTCTTCGTGCTCTTTTCGCTTGGCGGCGCGGTCTTTGGTATGGGCGAAGAGGCTATACCATTTGTCTTTATTGTTGTGCCGGTAGTCATTTCACTTGGTTACGACTCTATTGTCGCGGTGATGATAACCTATGTGGCGACGCAGATAGGCTTTGCCACCTCCTGGATGAACCCTTTCAGCGTGGCTATTGCGCAGGGCATTTCGCAGATACCGGTCATGTCGGCGGCGGGTTTTCGTATGTTTATGTGGGTCTTCTTCACGCTTTTAGGCACAGCCTACACATGGCGCTACGCAATGAAGATCCGCAAAGATCCAAAGCTTTCGCCCGTATACGAAGCAGATGCCTTCTTCCGTACCGATATAAAAGAAACCGAGCTTTCGGACGAAACATTTTCGACAGGCGACATGCTTGTCATTCTTACTATAGTGGCGGGCATGGTGTGGATAATATGGGGCGTCGTTGAAAAGGGGTATTACATTCCAGAGATAGCGACGCAGTTTTTCATCATGGGGCTTGTCGCGGGATTCATCGGCGTAATATTCAAGCTTGACGGGATGAAGGTAAACGACATCGCCTCCTCGTTCCGCAGCGGTGCGGCGGATCTTCTTGGCGCTGCGATGGTTGTTGGTATGGCGAAGGGCATCATACTCGTACTCGGCGGAGATTCGCCGACTGAGCTTACGGTGCTAAATACGATACTGCACAATGTCGGGAACGCAATCGCCGGCGTCTCTCCTGTCGTCACGGCGTGGGTAATGTACGTATTCCAGTCTGTATTTAACTTCTTTGTAGTCTCTGGCTCTGGACAGGCGGCGCTTACAATGCCTCTTATGGCTCCGCTTGCGGACATTGCCGGAGTCTCGCGCCAGGTGGCGGTAGTCGCCTTCCAGCTTGGTGATGGATTTACGAACCTAATCGTTCCCACTTCCGCATGCCTCATGGCCTGCATAGGCGCCGCGCGCATCGACTGGGCAACCTGGGCCAAATGGCAGATAAAATTTCAGGGCGTCCTCTTTCTTTTCGGCTCGTTATTTGTAATGGGCGGCGTGCTGATCGGGCTGAAGTAAAAATATCCAGCTCTCAGCTCGTAAAAGTGTAGCTAAAAAGAGGCCTCGGCGTTTGTCGAGGCCTCTTTTGAAACATATCTCAAGATCAACAATAGCCGCCTTCTCCTGCAAAAGGGAGAAGGCGGCTATTGTTTTTAGGTTTTTTTGTGATGATATTAAACGACGTTTGGCTCTATTATCTTTTCGCCGCGCTCAAACCTTCTGTAGTCCATGATCGTTGGATCGATGGGCGGTGTGTCTCCGTTGAGCAGAGCGGTCATTATCTGACCGGCCACAGGGCCAAGCATGAAGCCGTGGCCTGAGAAGCCCGTGGCGTGCCAGAAGCCCTTGACGTCTGTTTCGCCGAGTATCGGCGCGGCGTCCGGGGTCATGTCGTAATGTCCGGCCCACTGGCGCACTACGCGGATGTTCTTCGCGCGCGGCAGGAGCTTGAGGATGGTCTTCGCAATGCTTGCCACGGAATGGACCGTCGAGGTGTAGCCGAGGAGCGGTTCATGCGAGGGGCTTTCGCCGGCGATGATGGAGCCGTGCGGACGCTGCTGGATGTAGTAGTTGCCGGAGAAGCTCATGAGCATCGGAGGGCAGACGCCCGGATCGACAGGCTCTGTGATGAGGATCTCGTGACGTTCGGCCCAGTTCGGCAGTTTGATGCCGGCCATGGCCGCGATGTCCTGCGCCCATGAACCCGCGCAGTTGATGACGTTGTCGCATTCGATGACGCCGCGGTTGGTCTCTACGCCCTTTATTTTGCCGCCCTCTGTTTTGAGGCCGGTCACTTCGGTGAATTTATAGAATTTTGCGCCGTAGCGTTTTGCCGCTTCCTGGAATGCGAAGGTGGTGAGGAACGGGTCCGCGTGTCCGTCGCGCTGGTAGAAGGTGAATCCGAGTGCGTCGTCAACGGCTACTCCGGGGCATATCTCCTGCGCTCTTGCCTTGTCGGTGAACGCT contains these protein-coding regions:
- the yfcC gene encoding putative basic amino acid antiporter YfcC, producing the protein MSQQQNKARWVPDTYIIIFFVVLFAALLTWTVPVGQFETKEIKYTIGASEKTRNVLVPESFKYKLDDNGQPVKQGIKIFEPYGETGVLNYTFEGFCSGDKWGSAVGVMAFILIVGGAFGIILRTKAVETGIKKMISKSKGMDKLIIPILFVLFSLGGAVFGMGEEAIPFVFIVVPVVISLGYDSIVAVMITYVATQIGFATSWMNPFSVAIAQGISQIPVMSAAGFRMFMWVFFTLLGTAYTWRYAMKIRKDPKLSPVYEADAFFRTDIKETELSDETFSTGDMLVILTIVAGMVWIIWGVVEKGYYIPEIATQFFIMGLVAGFIGVIFKLDGMKVNDIASSFRSGAADLLGAAMVVGMAKGIILVLGGDSPTELTVLNTILHNVGNAIAGVSPVVTAWVMYVFQSVFNFFVVSGSGQAALTMPLMAPLADIAGVSRQVAVVAFQLGDGFTNLIVPTSACLMACIGAARIDWATWAKWQIKFQGVLFLFGSLFVMGGVLIGLK
- a CDS encoding FAD-binding oxidoreductase, with the protein product MDFPKTADVVIIGGGVVGVATAYYLAKSGRKNVVLLEKNTVCSGSTGRCGAGIRAQWGLELNCRMALSCLDTFEQLDEELGLPTGLNQGGYLLVAYKEKEWDQFQKNVVLQHKLGINTEAFTDKARAQEICPGVAVDDALGFTFYQRDGHADPFLTTFAFQEAAKRYGAKFYKFTEVTGLKTEGGKIKGVETNRGVIECDNVINCAGSWAQDIAAMAGIKLPNWAERHEILITEPVDPGVCPPMLMSFSGNYYIQQRPHGSIIAGESPSHEPLLGYTSTVHSVASIAKTILKLLPRAKNIRVVRQWAGHYDMTPDAAPILGETDVKGFWHATGFSGHGFMLGPVAGQIMTALLNGDTPPIDPTIMDYRRFERGEKIIEPNVV
- a CDS encoding GntR family transcriptional regulator translates to MAGQNDSKAFETVQSYVTEMYANHKVRPGDCIYETSLAEELGLSRTPVRDALGRLVANGFLEQSPGKRGCRVPALEFDDMREAFEARESLEEKIGWLAAEKAQKSDIEILRFYNEQEIKFYDEGKKIEYIKANDLFHLSLSRIAKNRYIERSYSPVYWRTQLYVYYLGPFSKEEKVLFDMKDYNSDTPHEHAHIIEAVANRDPAAAAERCLEHIRATFTHRLSKQFSCPSDMFCKLLKLN
- the iadA gene encoding beta-aspartyl-peptidase, translated to MFTLIKNAEIYAPEALGKKDLLICGEIVAWIGNDFPAENTMPDLKIIDAEGMYLTPGIVDGHVHITGGGGEGGPATRTPELALSEMIRGGVTTVIGLRGTDDVTRSMGALIAKANGLIAEGVSAWVMTGSYQLPIKTVCSGIRDDITLIDRVIGVGEVAISDHRSSQPTFEEFIQVAAAARVGGMFAGIGGQVNVHLGDGKDGIGYLFRAAETEIPISQFVPTHMNRNPELFEEARRYGKMGGYVDFTTSTTPQFIAEGEVPCSRALKIMLQDGVPASRISFSSDGQGSMPLFDEDGSYKGLTIGRVASNIEAFRDCVLQENISMEEALRVISTTTAEHHRLPRKGRVKEAFDADLLLLDKNLELKYVFARGRVMMDNGEVAVKGTFE